CATGGCGGTGAAGTATTTTGGTCATAGAACTCCAGTAATAGTTGTCACGAAGTCCCACATGTAAGTATCAGAAAATATAAAGGAGGAGACAATTTGTCCAGTATTCACATGAACTGTGTGCATTTGCCTAGAATTTGTTTTTCCAAATCAATGTACATCCGACACTTTGTCGGTGACTGGATCCTATAACCCGGTGCGGTTATCTCATATGAAAACGTGTCGATATGCTCAAGACTTGGGAAGACGCCATTGATCACCATCGTTCTCGACTGAAAGCATGTTCCCAATGgtttatttatctataaacaCCACGATTTAGATGGCCAATGGTTCATTCATCCATCCCCGATTCCAGGAGCACGTGAGGGGAGCCTTGGAGAACAACGAAGGATGAAACGCAGCTGCGAGTCGCCATGAAAACAACACCACGAGTTGGGCCTTATAGAATAAGATCATGCAAAAACCATAGTGGAGAAGGTACAAGCTTCACAAGATGGGCCTTTCGGACCAATGGGCTAAACCATGCCCATGTACACCACTACTCACTTGCTTTCTTTCATTTAGTACCATACCATCTATCAAACTAGGGTGTGACCAATTAATTAGTTTCTACTAGCCTCTTTGTTGTATTGACATTTAaatatgtacaaattaaatAGGGCCAAGCCATTTATCAATATAGATATATCAAATATATGCTCATACATTAGACTATATCATTGCTCCTAGGTAGCTATAATTGTTGCAAGGTCACTATAGTTAATTTGTAAAAAATGAACAACTCTATAGGTACGAAAGAGGACAAATCCGTCAATCATTATACATTGTATGGTATATCAAAATTATCAAATACACGGTCACTAGTGATACTGTGAGATATGAGAGCTAATTATCATGCTAGTGATTTGATATTATATCTTTGCAATATCTCCGCGATTTTAAGACTTCTGCACTTTAAATGTGTGCATTCTAGGTCCATTTTCCTCAACAACAATTCAAAGTAACTCTGCACCAAAAGTTTGCAATGTCGTCCCCCCATGTGCTTGTTGTGGATGATACCCATGTTGATCGCCATGTTGTTTCCATGGCCTTAATGCGCCATAACGTCCGAGGTTCTTTGTTATGCAAGTTTCCATGTTTTTGACTGTTGTTAACTAAGTGTTTCCATGTTTGAAATCTTCTGACCTTCTTTTCGACTGTTGTTAACTAAGTGTTTCCATGTTTGATATATGCAGTGACTGCAGTAGAAAGTGTCATGCAAGCATTGATGTTTTTGGACTCGGTAAATTAAAAGTTTTCTACTTGTTTATTTGGTAATGTTATTTACAAACCATATAACAAACATGTATTTATGTCTGATGGACACAGGAACATGATGTGGACATGATTGTTAGTGACTACTGTATGCCAGACATGACCGGCTATGACCTACTCATGGAAGTGAAGGTGCGTACATACAATAGTGTTAATcttcatcatatatattttataatgtttCTACCAAATATTTTACATGTTCAAATTGGGCTTGTTTTTACTCATAGAAATCACCTAAACTGGCACATCTCCCGGTTGTAATTGCTTCCTCTGATAACATCCCAGAAAGGATCAGAAAGTAAGTATGACGATGTATACCTTGATTTCCTTAGTTGATAGATTCTTAATCCGAGCAAGTGGATCCTAATATGTGCtcccttttccttcttttttttttccttgttggaGGTGCTTGGATGGAGGAGCAAAGGATTATATTCTGAAGCCAGTCAAGATTGTTGATGTGCCTCGTATTCTGAACTACATATGATTGGCAAGATCAAGATGGAATAAATTTTCGTGTTAAGATTAACTAGCTATTTTGTGCTTTGTTTGCTCTATGAGAATAACATTTTCTTTATTACCAAATGGAAACTAATGACAATTATCTGGGATTAAGAAAACAAACTCGATAATACTTCGGGTGCCTTCTCTCAAAGATTATGGTTCCATGacacagtttttctttttaaccgGAATCTATCACATAATATTGTGTTGTTTTCATCAATCAATTACTTTAAGAGGTGTGTTTAAACAATTAGACATGTAAAGAGGGGATGAAAATTAACACTGTATCTCTCTACTCCTTATTTTCCAATGATTGGCATTAAGCATAAATAgtactaggtgattccccgcgTTTGGTGCGGAAATTCCTAagtaacttttaatattttttttaataatcgagctaaaagtaaaaattatattagttattaacaataaataaaactGATTTGTCAGACTAGTATGAGATTGTATGagattgtagatgaaatatgatatcgTATACAACAAGTCAAATCATACACAACAAGCATTCTTAATTTGGTTTGCACATTTTGCAAATAGCGTTGAAAGGCTAACTTAATAAAACTTTATTCTAAGGTCAAAACTCAGTAGACCTAATCATGGCTTAGGCAGCTTGCATCTCTTGACGATGTTATCTTCATAGTTCTTCATCTCTCCTTAGGAATTGACTGGCTGGGAGAGCTCCCTCGTCATTACTTGTGGTCGATCATATCCATCACGTACATACTGAAAGAGAACTCTAAGAACTCTCTCCGAATTGATTTGTTGATCGAGCTCTCTCTTGGTTATTTGCTGTGGCAGTGGATCCACTTCGACATCGACCGATTCATAAGATGCCATGAGTATTGTAGCACTAGTGAGTCTCATGGGCTTATACAAAGAAGGAGGATCGTGTGTTAGGGGAGAGGTAAGGAGAGAGAGGATTGTGTGGAAGGAGATGATTTGAGGATATATTTATCGACAGATGGGTACAAGGAAtcaatgatttttttatgattcATTTGCATGTTGGAGGAGCAAATCATGACAAAACCAGGTGGGACTCATATGTAAATAGACACGCTCCAATAGAAATACAGTACTTTTGCGCATGCCACTATGCAACAGAATTGAATGAGCTGTCACTCATTCTCACCCCTGCCGCAAATTTATCACATTATATCAATACTggaatttaatattaaaatttataaacattattaatatttgataatgtctaaacatagaaaatatatttccGGACATCACATACCATATCGTTCACAAATATATATTCACATTGTTTTCATCTTGCTTGTCAGTGAGTGATTACAGCGTGGCTAACTCCTATGATATGTTAACAATTGTTGTTCATGGAGTTGAAAAATGGCCATGGTAGCCtcagaaaaaatgaaaaaagatcTATAAATTCGTTTTTGCACTACGTGACCAATAGTTTGACATACGTGTTAAAAAGTCAGATGTTTAATATTAaacaatttcaaataaaattaccCCGCATATAAAGtcaacttttctataaaaaatatacaaatttgGCATACAatactatttcttttttaatattggaatttataaaaaaatatttattaagattGGATGATGGATAAACATCTCTGCTAATATAAAAATCACTACAAGAGCTTAGGCCTTCTATGACTAATTAATTGTGACAATTACAGCCTTTTTCTTGTCATTGTACCCCTTCTATGACACACTAGTGACAAAATAGCTATAGTCATTGAATCCCTGTCATTATCCTCCTTCTGTGACTAATAGACCCAATTGTCATTAATCGTAGTGACAATTGCACGCTTGTCACTGGTCTATGACAATGGTTATTTGTCACTATATTTGTCATAATACATTAGATGGGATGCTGACAAGTGTCTAGCCATCTGACATGGCATATGACGTGGCGTGTGACATGGCATGTGGAGTATGACAAAAATAATTGTCACAAAAATGAAGTTGGCCCATTTATAACATGTGCTGGTTTTGCAATTATAATTCAAATAAGCCTAACTAGCCCATGGGCCAGCCAACCAATTTTGGCCCATTTCTCAAcagcctttttatttttttcatgtaagCCCAGTAGTATTTCAGCCTATTTTACAGTTGATATTGAAGCCCAAGCTCATTTAAAGAATCATCATAAATAATAAACAACTTACaattttataacaaaaataattagACATCCAAACAGAtcatttcctccaaaattaaTGGTTCATACAACCTACATACAATAGTTCTAAACATTCACCATCCATCCAAATGAATCACAACAAAATACGTCCACCAAAGTCCTACAAGTCCAACAGATCACTAGGTCACCAATCAGTAATACCAAACATACATCCATCAAAATCATTCTAGTCAAGGAAATAGCAGATGGCAACTTCCAATCATCGCATGTTCACCAACTGCAGCAACCACTCCACTTACAGTTTCAGTCATGGAAACAATAGCATACACAAGTTTTTGTCATCACGAGATCACTAACAGAAACAACCACACTCCGGTCCAGTCATGCCAAAAGCAAAACACATGGTGTCATACTCTAGTCACAGTCACACCAAACTCCATTCACAGATCACCAAAATGAATCCAATAGCCTGCAAAGAACATTGTGTCAGGAATTAACACTAGTAAGAAATAAACACAAGCTCAACAATCTAGTAGTCCCTAGGGGCAGCAACCTTTTGGAAATTATATTCACCAGTGGTTTTATTTATTCAGCCTCATGAGTCCTAGCACTATAGGAAGTCATTGTAGTAGAGATATTGATTCCAAACAGTACCTATGTTCATTTGATTCCAGTATCTAACTATATCATACAATACTACTAATAGTATCAAAAAAAATGAGAGGTCTAAGAATAAGAAACAGAAACTGCATTATGTAAGAAGAGGCATATCATAAGATGAAGATGTGTACCTAAGCGCAACCAAGTCAAGGAGGAGTGGTCTGATGAGTGACCTGAGTCTGTCCAAATGCTATCATCTATCGAATGAGGTTCTGAGTATCTGTTGC
The Oryza glaberrima chromosome 8, OglaRS2, whole genome shotgun sequence DNA segment above includes these coding regions:
- the LOC127781141 gene encoding two-component response regulator ORR8, whose translation is MSSPHVLVVDDTHVDRHVVSMALMRHNVRVTAVESVMQALMFLDSEHDVDMIVSDYCMPDMTGYDLLMEVKKSPKLAHLPVVIASSDNIPERIRKCLDGGAKDYILKPVKIVDVPRILNYI